The genomic stretch AATAAATTCGGAAACCCGGTATCGCCGATGATAAAGAATGATACAGAGATGAAAGACATAAGAAGCAGTTCAATATACAAAGAATTAAAAAGAGGTGAAGTACTCTTTAAGCGCGAGGGATTTGAATGGTGAAAGGTCTATCAACAAAACCTGCACAGGAAATGTTCAGGGATGCAGAACGTCTAGTGGAATGGGTTGAAAATAGGAACATGGTGGCATGAATCCGCAAGATGTAACTTTGGAAGAAAAAGAAAGACCCCAACCTGAAGACATCATGGCCGGTGCCATGCGCATCACAGGCATTAAAGTAACATACTACTTCATCTGCCATACCAAACTCTGGCTGTTTTCGCACAATATCACGCTTGAGAAAGAGAATGACAATGTGAATATTGGAAAACTCCTGCATGAAGACCGCTATAAGCGCGACTCAAAAGAGATAACAATCGACCAGACGATAAGCATCGATTTCATCCGGAAGGGTGATACCATTGTTCTCCATGAAATAAAAAAAACAAAAAGCATGGAAGTGGCACATCGCTGGCAGATGCTATATTACCTGTATTACC from Candidatus Methanoperedens sp. encodes the following:
- the cas4 gene encoding CRISPR-associated protein Cas4, which codes for MNPQDVTLEEKERPQPEDIMAGAMRITGIKVTYYFICHTKLWLFSHNITLEKENDNVNIGKLLHEDRYKRDSKEITIDQTISIDFIRKGDTIVLHEIKKTKSMEVAHRWQMLYYLYYLKSKGISATGEINYPLVSRKEEIVLLEKDELEMENVINDIRKIAMGRMPQPKRIKICPKCAYFEFCFGDEV